Proteins encoded together in one Deinococcus multiflagellatus window:
- a CDS encoding sugar phosphate nucleotidyltransferase, with the protein MKGLILAAGRGSRLLPISATRAKHAVPVAGVPIVARAVQALRDAGIQDIGIVTSPSSETDLRDATQDSGHLTFIRQSEALGTGHAVLAAHAFLEHQPTLLYLGDNLFQDNLSPLVAALRGAEAALGVKAVPNPQAYGVAVVQHGRLQRLVEKPRKPESNLAACGVFAFQPHLLEHVAELAPSDRGEIEFPQALTRLMAAGGTVRAVEFSGFWSDAGTPDDLLAANTHFLAQQRPRVEGRAERSVITGNVVIEAGALVEDSVITGPVWIGPHALVRGATLGPFVSIGAHARVDTARLHGALVDEFARILHPSRPLSRVLIGRHALVSAPSESGLQLVMGDRSVVRI; encoded by the coding sequence ATGAAAGGGCTTATTCTCGCCGCTGGGCGCGGCAGTCGTCTTCTTCCCATCAGCGCCACACGGGCCAAACATGCCGTGCCGGTGGCCGGCGTGCCCATCGTTGCGCGGGCGGTACAGGCCCTGCGGGACGCGGGTATTCAGGACATCGGCATTGTCACCAGTCCGTCCTCAGAGACAGACCTGCGCGACGCCACGCAGGACAGCGGGCACCTGACGTTTATCCGCCAGAGCGAGGCCCTGGGCACCGGGCACGCTGTGCTGGCCGCCCACGCCTTTTTAGAGCATCAGCCCACGCTGCTGTACCTGGGCGACAACCTGTTTCAGGACAACCTCAGCCCCCTGGTCGCGGCCCTGCGGGGCGCCGAGGCGGCCCTGGGGGTCAAGGCGGTGCCCAACCCCCAGGCCTACGGGGTGGCGGTGGTGCAGCACGGGCGGCTGCAGCGGCTGGTGGAAAAACCGCGCAAGCCCGAGAGCAACCTGGCGGCCTGTGGGGTCTTTGCCTTTCAGCCCCACTTGCTGGAGCATGTGGCCGAACTGGCCCCCAGTGACCGGGGCGAGATTGAATTTCCGCAGGCCCTGACCCGGCTGATGGCAGCGGGCGGCACGGTGCGCGCCGTGGAATTCAGCGGCTTCTGGTCCGACGCCGGCACCCCCGACGACCTGCTGGCGGCCAACACCCACTTTCTGGCGCAGCAGCGTCCGCGCGTGGAGGGCCGCGCCGAGCGCAGCGTGATCACCGGCAACGTGGTCATTGAGGCCGGCGCGCTGGTCGAAGACAGCGTGATCACCGGCCCGGTGTGGATTGGCCCGCACGCGCTGGTGCGCGGCGCTACCCTGGGGCCTTTCGTGAGCATCGGCGCGCACGCCCGGGTGGACACGGCGCGGCTGCACGGCGCCCTGGTGGATGAATTCGCCCGCATTCTGCACCCCAGCCGCCCGCTGAGCCGGGTGCTGATTGGCCGCCACGCCCTGGTGTCGGCGCCCAGCGAATCGGGCCTGCAGCTGGTGATGGGTGACCGCAGCGTGGTGCGGATCTAA
- a CDS encoding YebC/PmpR family DNA-binding transcriptional regulator, whose translation MAGHSKWSQIKRKKGANDSKRSAMYSKHIRAIQAAVRSGGSGDPAGNLSLKNAIAAAKSATVPVDNIENAIKRAVGAGEGAADYKDVTYEGYGPGGTAIFIETLTDNVNRTVADIRAVFNKRGGSLGTNGSVAWQFEKKGVLLLKDTSEQAQETAIEHGAEDIQESEDGLEISTGPNDLYAVQDALAAAGFTVESAEVAMLPSNTVAVSGDDAKKLLTLIDALEDLDDVQNVYSNAEFPEEE comes from the coding sequence ATGGCCGGTCACAGCAAATGGTCTCAGATCAAGCGCAAGAAGGGTGCCAACGACAGCAAACGCAGCGCGATGTACTCCAAGCACATCCGCGCCATTCAGGCCGCCGTCCGCTCGGGCGGCAGCGGCGACCCCGCCGGCAACCTCAGCCTGAAAAATGCCATTGCCGCCGCCAAAAGCGCCACCGTTCCGGTGGACAACATTGAAAACGCCATCAAGCGCGCGGTGGGTGCGGGCGAGGGCGCGGCCGACTACAAGGACGTGACCTACGAGGGCTACGGCCCCGGGGGCACAGCCATCTTCATTGAGACGCTGACCGACAACGTGAACCGCACGGTGGCCGACATCCGCGCGGTGTTCAACAAGCGCGGCGGTTCTCTGGGCACCAACGGCAGTGTGGCGTGGCAGTTCGAGAAAAAGGGCGTGCTGCTGCTGAAAGACACCAGCGAGCAGGCTCAGGAAACCGCCATTGAGCACGGCGCCGAGGATATTCAGGAGTCCGAGGACGGCCTGGAAATCAGCACGGGCCCCAACGACCTGTACGCCGTGCAGGACGCCCTGGCCGCCGCCGGCTTCACGGTCGAAAGCGCCGAGGTGGCCATGCTCCCCAGCAACACCGTGGCCGTCAGCGGCGACGACGCCAAAAAACTTCTGACCCTGATTGACGCCTTAGAAGACCTCGACGACGTGCAGAACGTGTACTCGAACGCGGAGTTCCCGGAAGAAGAGTAG
- a CDS encoding amidohydrolase, which translates to MTQPTPAAPAPLTLLQARALTLDPQHPNADAVLVGAGRVLAVGTREHLRALAPRAEVRDHRDLLLTPGLSEAHIHLVAYGFSLGQLNLHGARGVAEVQAKVGQRVLNTPQGEWIRGGGFLLSELGLGDYPSAALLDEVSPHHPVLLYSRDLHMAWANSAALRAAGIHEDTPDPEGGKIVRPLGCLLEHASGLVEAVIPPPSEAQYLAAARAGAQDLAARGYVSAHTMAFEAPEAPRALQALADAGELPLRVWACLPHDRLELARGLGLRRTPGGLFQWGGVKFFADGALGSRTAWLHAPGFADGSGTGIPLDPPELIRERGREALHLGLTPVTHAIGDRANTEVLNAYDDLRGLARQRGVRLRVEHAQHLRPQDIPRFQGLTASVQPIHLQADGPMIRTLLPHLQAQSYAFKALQDAGAVLAFGSDAPVAPPDYRANFAAALTRVDDGGERLAPEQALTELDVLRAHTHGPALAAGWTDEGVIRPGARAAFTLWDRLGGTAQALVL; encoded by the coding sequence ATGACCCAGCCCACCCCGGCGGCCCCCGCGCCGCTGACCCTGCTGCAGGCCCGTGCCCTGACCCTGGACCCCCAGCACCCGAACGCCGACGCGGTGCTGGTGGGCGCCGGCCGCGTGCTGGCGGTGGGCACGCGCGAGCACCTGCGCGCCCTGGCCCCCCGCGCCGAGGTGCGCGACCACCGCGACCTGCTGCTGACCCCGGGGCTCTCGGAGGCGCACATTCATCTGGTGGCCTACGGCTTTTCCCTGGGGCAGCTGAACCTGCACGGCGCGCGGGGCGTGGCCGAGGTGCAGGCGAAGGTGGGCCAGCGCGTGCTGAACACGCCCCAGGGAGAGTGGATTCGCGGTGGGGGCTTTCTGCTGTCCGAACTGGGCCTGGGCGACTACCCTTCAGCGGCCCTGCTGGACGAGGTGAGCCCACACCACCCGGTGCTGCTGTACTCGCGCGACCTGCACATGGCCTGGGCGAACTCGGCGGCGCTGCGGGCGGCGGGCATCCACGAGGACACGCCGGACCCCGAGGGCGGCAAGATTGTGCGGCCCCTGGGCTGCCTGCTGGAGCACGCCTCGGGGCTGGTGGAGGCCGTGATCCCGCCGCCCAGCGAGGCGCAGTATCTGGCCGCCGCCCGCGCTGGGGCCCAGGACCTGGCCGCGCGGGGGTATGTCAGCGCACACACCATGGCCTTTGAAGCCCCCGAAGCGCCGCGCGCCCTGCAGGCCCTGGCCGACGCCGGCGAGTTGCCCCTGCGGGTGTGGGCCTGCCTGCCGCATGACCGCCTGGAACTGGCGCGGGGGCTGGGCCTGCGCCGCACGCCGGGCGGGCTGTTTCAGTGGGGCGGCGTGAAGTTCTTTGCCGACGGTGCCCTGGGCAGCCGCACCGCGTGGCTGCACGCCCCAGGCTTTGCCGACGGCTCGGGCACCGGCATTCCGCTGGACCCGCCGGAGTTGATCCGCGAACGGGGCCGCGAGGCGCTGCACCTGGGCCTGACCCCGGTCACCCACGCCATTGGCGACCGCGCCAACACCGAAGTCCTGAACGCCTACGACGACCTGCGGGGGCTCGCCCGGCAGCGGGGCGTGCGCCTGCGCGTTGAACATGCCCAGCATCTGCGCCCCCAGGACATCCCCCGCTTTCAGGGCCTGACCGCCAGCGTTCAGCCCATTCACCTGCAGGCCGACGGCCCCATGATCCGCACGCTGCTGCCGCACCTGCAGGCCCAGAGCTACGCCTTCAAGGCGCTGCAGGACGCCGGCGCCGTGCTGGCCTTTGGCAGCGACGCCCCGGTGGCCCCGCCGGACTACCGCGCCAACTTCGCCGCCGCCCTCACCCGCGTGGACGACGGGGGCGAGCGCCTCGCCCCAGAGCAGGCCCTCACGGAGCTGGACGTGCTGCGCGCCCACACCCACGGCCCCGCCCTGGCCGCCGGCTGGACCGACGAGGGCGTGATCCGCCCCGGCGCCCGCGCCGCCTTTACCCTGTGGGACCGTTTGGGGGGAACGGCGCAGGCCCTGGTGCTTTGA
- a CDS encoding response regulator yields the protein MPRILVVDDDAAILKLVSVILSRAGHEVRTSTHPVEALDLLKVFTPDLVISDVVMPYMTGLEFLEKVRAHEQLSAIPFMLLSSHAERGDVRRGMNLGADDYLPKPFTPQDLTTAIDARLRRAGLTLQGESGMQAKGLGTAQVVWKGSAVSWVSRKALELFFYLLEHKEVTSWEAAEALWPEKDEARASSLFHTTLHRLRRSLSNEAVVSANRRYALNADLNPEYDVQRFELLAAQAEQGSLGLEELRELVTQYGQFLPGTDSPWADDVRARLEQKQLSLLGIAARAATLAGRDRDAAQFHQRALAIDPMSESDWQGLARALDTIGDPRARLAAQREAWWAVDLD from the coding sequence ATGCCCCGCATCCTCGTGGTGGATGACGACGCCGCCATCCTCAAGCTTGTCAGCGTGATTCTGTCCCGCGCCGGGCACGAGGTGCGCACCAGCACCCACCCGGTCGAGGCCCTGGACCTGCTGAAGGTCTTTACCCCCGATCTGGTCATCAGCGACGTGGTGATGCCGTATATGACCGGCCTGGAATTTCTGGAAAAGGTGCGGGCCCACGAGCAGCTGTCCGCCATTCCGTTCATGCTGCTTTCCAGCCACGCCGAACGCGGCGACGTGCGGCGCGGCATGAACCTGGGCGCCGACGACTACCTGCCCAAGCCCTTTACCCCCCAGGACCTGACCACCGCCATTGACGCCCGCCTGAGGCGCGCGGGCCTGACCCTGCAGGGCGAAAGCGGCATGCAGGCCAAGGGCCTGGGCACCGCGCAGGTGGTGTGGAAGGGCAGCGCGGTGTCGTGGGTGAGCCGCAAGGCGCTGGAGCTGTTCTTTTATCTGCTGGAACACAAGGAAGTCACCAGCTGGGAAGCCGCCGAGGCCCTGTGGCCCGAGAAGGACGAGGCCCGCGCCAGCAGCCTGTTTCACACCACCCTGCACCGCTTGCGCCGCAGCCTGAGCAACGAGGCGGTGGTGAGCGCCAACCGCCGCTACGCCCTGAACGCCGACCTGAACCCCGAATACGACGTGCAGCGCTTTGAACTGCTGGCCGCCCAGGCCGAACAGGGCAGCCTGGGGCTGGAAGAACTGCGCGAACTGGTCACCCAGTACGGCCAGTTTCTGCCCGGCACCGACAGCCCCTGGGCCGACGACGTGCGCGCCCGCCTGGAGCAAAAGCAGCTGAGCCTGCTGGGCATTGCCGCCCGCGCCGCCACCCTGGCCGGACGCGACCGCGACGCAGCGCAGTTTCACCAGCGGGCTCTGGCCATTGACCCCATGAGCGAGAGTGACTGGCAGGGCCTGGCCCGCGCGCTGGACACCATTGGCGATCCCCGGGCGCGGCTGGCTGCCCAGCGGGAAGCGTGGTGGGCGGTGGATCTGGATTAA
- a CDS encoding CHAP domain-containing protein, translating into MFSPEQRLSNDGGKPAPKPQQPAAPMALKKAPKKWERTFVGKGKDVKFQLRIIRDEGGRLIGRYMATPGSGAGWHVEGVIREDNTFVLKGTDNNAEFAGQFSPDGKKITTSFNNKTSNGEFKVESMQMGFVVMPPRVAPKPTQQNSEPNTQGPGVSGQGGQQNDSNIMSWEETISQEMRNKLPALAEPGFLKELQGLCTRLGIPRDLLLAVMAFESADAQHGTRGLDPTADNGLGYYGLIQFGAAAARDLGIVDPKKFATMSATQQLPYVEIFLKQHGVLKAVEKAKLEKRNITLEEIYMSILAGSSSAAYRPVWKTRSASPDGYDNNSGLDSNNDKQITPTEAADAVRLHWRDVFGNNIDSRSRNIERVWYNELNPRNGKLERKWKVKEHDTVFSEKLNPTFGPITQNPTQNNSQPSTTGAATFKLPSAARKREIVQQQDWGAEIGSLDGVAAYYNDGRKDANEQAEGNRNYSKDGKNYEYGLKWQCVEYVRRYYYDVLDVKFVPRSGDAQDYFDKSTPDGSTNPARSLRQFKSGGREKPKYQDLIIFGPNKYSGYGHVAIVAAVTENKITIAQQNVGTLFKQDIDLETFTSGGVKRYRLGKDFADLNLFGWLRK; encoded by the coding sequence ATGTTTTCCCCAGAACAACGACTGAGCAACGACGGCGGCAAGCCCGCACCCAAGCCCCAGCAGCCCGCCGCGCCCATGGCCCTGAAAAAAGCCCCCAAGAAATGGGAACGCACCTTTGTGGGCAAGGGCAAGGACGTGAAGTTTCAGCTGCGCATTATCCGCGATGAAGGCGGGCGCCTGATTGGCCGCTATATGGCCACCCCAGGGAGCGGGGCGGGGTGGCACGTCGAGGGCGTGATCCGCGAGGACAACACCTTCGTGCTGAAAGGCACCGACAACAACGCCGAATTTGCCGGCCAATTCAGCCCCGACGGTAAAAAGATCACCACCAGCTTCAACAACAAGACTTCGAACGGTGAATTCAAGGTCGAGAGTATGCAGATGGGTTTTGTGGTGATGCCTCCGAGGGTGGCGCCAAAACCGACCCAGCAAAACTCAGAACCCAATACTCAGGGACCTGGAGTATCGGGGCAAGGCGGACAACAAAATGATTCAAATATTATGAGTTGGGAAGAGACCATATCACAAGAGATGAGGAATAAGCTTCCAGCCTTAGCAGAGCCAGGATTCTTGAAGGAATTACAAGGTCTATGCACAAGATTGGGCATTCCACGAGACCTACTTCTAGCAGTGATGGCATTTGAGTCTGCAGATGCTCAACATGGGACTCGCGGTTTGGATCCGACTGCCGATAATGGACTAGGCTACTATGGCTTAATTCAGTTTGGGGCTGCAGCCGCAAGGGATTTAGGTATAGTCGATCCAAAAAAGTTTGCAACGATGTCCGCCACACAGCAATTACCCTATGTAGAAATTTTCTTGAAACAGCATGGGGTTCTCAAGGCTGTGGAAAAGGCCAAGCTAGAGAAAAGAAATATAACTCTTGAAGAAATTTATATGAGTATTTTGGCTGGTAGCTCATCGGCGGCATATCGCCCCGTTTGGAAGACGAGATCAGCTAGTCCCGATGGTTATGACAATAACTCAGGCTTGGATAGCAATAATGATAAGCAGATTACTCCCACAGAGGCTGCCGATGCAGTAAGACTACATTGGAGAGATGTGTTCGGTAATAATATCGACAGCAGAAGCAGGAACATAGAAAGAGTATGGTATAACGAACTCAATCCAAGGAATGGAAAACTTGAAAGGAAGTGGAAGGTTAAGGAACACGACACTGTATTTTCAGAGAAACTCAACCCTACTTTTGGGCCGATCACACAAAACCCTACCCAGAACAATTCTCAACCAAGCACTACTGGGGCTGCAACATTTAAATTGCCTTCTGCAGCACGAAAAAGGGAGATCGTTCAACAGCAGGATTGGGGAGCAGAAATAGGCTCCTTAGATGGAGTGGCGGCATACTATAACGATGGTCGAAAGGACGCCAACGAACAAGCGGAAGGTAATAGAAATTACTCCAAAGATGGAAAAAACTATGAATATGGACTTAAATGGCAGTGTGTAGAGTACGTTCGTAGATACTATTACGATGTATTAGATGTTAAATTTGTTCCTAGATCCGGCGATGCGCAAGATTATTTTGATAAATCAACACCGGATGGCTCTACTAACCCCGCAAGAAGCCTAAGGCAGTTTAAAAGTGGTGGTCGAGAGAAGCCTAAATATCAAGACCTCATAATATTTGGACCGAACAAATACTCAGGGTATGGGCACGTAGCAATTGTTGCGGCAGTTACGGAAAATAAAATCACGATAGCGCAACAGAATGTGGGCACCTTGTTCAAGCAAGATATTGATTTAGAAACGTTTACATCGGGCGGAGTGAAAAGATATAGACTTGGCAAGGATTTTGCAGATCTTAACTTGTTCGGCTGGTTACGCAAATGA
- the alaS gene encoding alanine--tRNA ligase: protein MSTPLSTAQIREKYLQFFESKGHLRLPSHSTVAPDPTTLFTVAGMQPFKAQFMGAPAVFDGVASKRVTTAQKCLRIGDIENVGRTLRHCSLLEMLGNFSFGDYFKREALTWAWEFLTSADWMGLDPSKLHATIYQDDEEAFAIWTQEIGLPPERILRFGADENFWPADAPKEGPNGPCGPCSEIFYDRGPKYGDDTWAEYADTRESARFLEIWNCVFPQYDRQDPLPDGTPVLKDLPFKNIDTGMGLERIATVVQDVYDFYSNDVFAPVIAKVAELSGQPYEGPQNVSHRVVAEHTRSVSMVIADGSAPSNTGRGYVVRKILRRASRHAYLLGLREPSLYQLVPLVVERMGEAYPELREHQAKIEATIRAEEERFLKTLEGGIQRLGGLLSGMQRGDVLSGEHAFVLYDTYGFPVDLTKEIAEEYGITVDEAGYAESLENAQNIARAGSKYGKSELFGSNQEALDGLSPTEFVGYDDLQAEGQVLALVGAGERLEHLAAGSEATVVLSRTPFYAEGGGEVGDTGRLEWEGGAGLVRDTRKTPQGVFLHDVLVEEGELRGGMTVRGVVSGERQAIQRHHTATHLLHAALQAVLGSGVAQKGSLVAADRLRFDFSHGAALRADELAAVETLVSRWISANFAVSWQEMPIAQAKAAGATALFGEKYGETVRVVSVEGDVSYHGQPVSSKELCGGAHVRRTGDIGAFVLLSDENVAAGVRRVEALAGEAATAWVRERLNAAAKVAGLLNTSPEGLEARVSGLQGQLKTAEKEVAAVKRQLAEAQMGGGSAAAQTRELGGFQVAALKLAGIEGNELRAAADKLLDQSGADLVVVAGDKGLVVKATKAAVGRGAHAGQLIGKLAAAGGGKGGGRPDMAQAGITDAEAALGALDGAF, encoded by the coding sequence ATGTCCACCCCGCTCTCCACGGCCCAGATTCGCGAGAAGTACCTGCAATTCTTCGAAAGCAAGGGGCACCTGCGCCTGCCCAGCCACTCCACGGTGGCACCCGATCCCACCACCCTCTTCACCGTGGCGGGCATGCAGCCCTTCAAGGCACAGTTCATGGGAGCGCCAGCGGTCTTTGATGGCGTAGCCAGCAAGCGCGTGACCACGGCGCAGAAGTGCCTGCGTATTGGCGACATTGAGAACGTGGGGCGCACGCTGCGCCACTGCTCGCTGCTGGAAATGCTGGGGAACTTCAGCTTTGGGGACTACTTCAAGCGCGAGGCCCTGACCTGGGCCTGGGAATTCCTGACCAGCGCGGACTGGATGGGCCTGGACCCCAGCAAGCTGCACGCCACGATTTACCAGGATGACGAGGAAGCCTTCGCCATCTGGACCCAGGAGATTGGTCTGCCCCCCGAGCGGATTCTGCGCTTTGGGGCCGACGAGAACTTCTGGCCGGCAGACGCACCCAAGGAAGGCCCGAACGGGCCCTGCGGTCCGTGCAGCGAGATCTTCTATGACCGTGGCCCCAAATACGGCGACGACACCTGGGCCGAGTACGCCGACACCCGCGAGAGCGCCCGCTTTCTGGAAATCTGGAACTGCGTGTTCCCCCAGTATGACCGCCAGGACCCACTGCCCGACGGCACCCCGGTCCTGAAGGACTTGCCGTTCAAGAACATTGACACCGGCATGGGCCTGGAGCGCATTGCGACGGTCGTGCAGGATGTGTACGACTTCTACAGCAACGACGTGTTCGCGCCCGTCATCGCCAAGGTGGCAGAGCTGAGCGGCCAGCCCTACGAGGGGCCGCAGAACGTGTCGCACCGCGTGGTGGCCGAGCACACCCGTTCGGTGAGCATGGTGATCGCCGATGGTTCGGCGCCCAGCAACACCGGGCGCGGCTATGTGGTGCGCAAGATTCTGCGCCGCGCCTCGCGCCACGCCTACCTGCTGGGCCTGCGTGAGCCCAGCCTGTACCAGCTAGTGCCCCTGGTGGTCGAGCGCATGGGCGAGGCCTACCCCGAACTGCGCGAGCACCAGGCCAAGATAGAAGCCACCATCCGCGCCGAGGAAGAGCGCTTCCTGAAGACGCTGGAGGGCGGCATTCAGCGCCTGGGCGGCCTGCTGAGCGGCATGCAGCGGGGCGATGTGCTGTCGGGCGAGCACGCCTTCGTGCTGTACGACACCTACGGCTTCCCGGTGGACCTGACCAAGGAAATTGCCGAGGAATACGGCATCACCGTGGACGAAGCCGGGTACGCCGAGAGCCTGGAAAACGCCCAGAACATTGCCCGCGCAGGCAGCAAGTATGGCAAATCCGAGCTGTTCGGCAGCAACCAGGAGGCCCTGGACGGCCTCTCCCCCACCGAATTCGTGGGCTACGACGACTTGCAGGCCGAAGGGCAGGTGCTGGCGCTGGTGGGCGCGGGCGAGCGCCTGGAGCATCTGGCGGCGGGCAGCGAGGCCACCGTGGTCCTGTCGCGCACCCCCTTCTACGCCGAGGGCGGCGGCGAGGTGGGCGACACCGGGCGCCTGGAGTGGGAAGGCGGCGCTGGCCTGGTGCGCGACACCCGCAAGACGCCCCAGGGTGTGTTCCTGCACGACGTGCTGGTGGAGGAAGGCGAGTTGCGCGGCGGCATGACTGTGCGCGGCGTGGTGTCTGGTGAGCGGCAGGCCATCCAGCGCCACCACACCGCCACCCACCTGCTGCACGCGGCGCTGCAGGCGGTCCTGGGCAGCGGCGTGGCCCAGAAGGGCTCGCTGGTGGCCGCCGACCGCCTGCGCTTTGACTTCTCGCACGGGGCAGCCCTGAGGGCCGATGAACTGGCCGCTGTGGAAACGCTGGTGAGCCGCTGGATCAGCGCAAACTTCGCGGTGTCGTGGCAGGAGATGCCCATTGCCCAGGCCAAGGCCGCCGGGGCCACCGCCCTGTTCGGCGAGAAATACGGCGAGACCGTGCGCGTCGTGAGCGTGGAAGGCGACGTGAGCTACCACGGCCAGCCCGTGAGCAGCAAGGAGCTGTGCGGCGGGGCCCATGTGCGCCGCACCGGCGACATTGGCGCGTTCGTGCTGCTGAGTGACGAGAACGTGGCGGCGGGCGTGCGCCGCGTGGAGGCCCTGGCGGGCGAGGCCGCCACCGCCTGGGTGCGCGAGCGCCTGAACGCCGCCGCGAAGGTGGCGGGCCTGCTGAACACCAGCCCCGAGGGCCTGGAAGCGCGGGTGTCTGGCCTGCAGGGCCAGTTGAAGACCGCCGAGAAAGAGGTGGCCGCCGTCAAGCGCCAGCTGGCCGAGGCCCAGATGGGCGGTGGGAGCGCAGCGGCCCAGACCCGTGAACTGGGCGGGTTCCAGGTGGCCGCGCTGAAACTGGCGGGCATTGAAGGCAACGAACTGCGCGCCGCCGCCGACAAGCTGCTGGACCAGAGCGGCGCCGATCTGGTGGTCGTGGCCGGTGACAAGGGGCTGGTCGTGAAGGCCACCAAGGCCGCCGTGGGCCGGGGCGCACACGCCGGGCAGCTGATCGGCAAGCTGGCGGCGGCCGGCGGCGGCAAGGGCGGCGGCCGCCCGGATATGGCCCAGGCCGGCATTACCGACGCCGAGGCGGCGCTGGGGGCGCTGGACGGGGCGTTCTAA